One Coriobacteriia bacterium genomic window, GACTCCTCGCGACGACGCCTCTCTGTGTGTCTCCCGGCAATCCACCCCTCAAACATGTGACGGATCGCCTCGAGCGCATGGCCCCTGAAGATCGAACGTGGCCCCGCGTAGCGCATCATCGCGCGTTGCCACTCTCGCTCGGTCGCGCTGTAGCAGTGGATATCGCAGTGGGAGCAGAAAGGCTTTGGATCCTTGGGGCAGTGCACGAGGCGCTGCTCGGCGTACGCGAGGTGCGCTTGGCACTCGGAGC contains:
- a CDS encoding nitrous oxide-stimulated promoter family protein; the encoded protein is MSERFERRMGEVGVARDAATVAGLMRIWCDAHHAERSRDTVRTPTALLGVYGRRTPVLCSECQAHLAYAEQRLVHCPKDPKPFCSHCDIHCYSATEREWQRAMMRYAGPRSIFRGHALEAIRHMFEGWIAGRHTERRRREES